The following proteins come from a genomic window of Polaribacter dokdonensis:
- a CDS encoding UDP-2,3-diacylglucosamine diphosphatase: MISITTSTNKKVYFASDQHLGAPTAALSLPREKKFVSWLTEIKDSAEAIFLMGDLFDFWFEYKTVVPKGFVRVLGKLAEISDAGIPIYFFVGNHDLWMKNYFKEELNITVYHQPQEFLIDNKKFLIGHGDGLGPGDKGYKRMKKVFTFPLFKWMFQWLHPDLGVRLGQYMSVKNKMISGDEDAKFLGEDEEWLVQYCKRKLTQNHYDYFVFGHRHLPLEIKLQENSKYINLGDWIQYFTFGEFNSATFRLEKFN; encoded by the coding sequence ATGATTTCTATTACAACATCAACAAATAAAAAAGTTTACTTTGCTTCAGACCAACATTTAGGAGCACCTACAGCTGCTTTAAGTTTGCCTCGCGAAAAGAAATTTGTTTCATGGCTAACTGAAATAAAAGATAGTGCAGAAGCTATTTTTTTGATGGGAGATTTATTCGACTTTTGGTTCGAATATAAAACTGTAGTTCCTAAAGGTTTTGTGCGTGTTTTAGGCAAATTAGCCGAAATTTCAGATGCTGGTATTCCCATTTATTTCTTTGTTGGTAATCATGATTTATGGATGAAAAACTACTTTAAAGAGGAATTAAACATTACAGTTTATCACCAACCTCAAGAGTTTTTAATTGATAATAAAAAGTTTCTCATAGGGCATGGAGATGGTTTAGGGCCTGGAGATAAAGGCTATAAGCGCATGAAAAAAGTATTTACTTTTCCTTTATTTAAATGGATGTTTCAATGGCTTCACCCAGATTTAGGTGTTAGACTTGGGCAATACATGTCTGTTAAAAATAAAATGATTTCTGGAGATGAAGATGCAAAGTTTTTAGGAGAAGATGAAGAGTGGTTAGTGCAATATTGCAAAAGAAAATTAACTCAAAATCATTATGATTATTTTGTTTTTGGGCATAGGCACTTACCTTTAGAAATAAAATTACAAGAAAACAGCAAATACATAAATCTTGGAGATTGGATACAATATTTTACATTTGGTGAGTTCAATTCAGCTACATTTCGTTTAGAAAAATTTAACTGA
- the serS gene encoding serine--tRNA ligase: MLQVQFIRENKTKVLEGLAKRNFADAETIIEQVLTADENRRATQVTLDNTLAESNKLSKEIGNLYKSGKAQEANVLKEKTGQLKESSKELSEKLSQFSDELDQLLYQIPNVPHASVKAGTSEEDNENIFSEGSIPNLGDNALPHWELAKKYDIIDFELGTKISGAGFPVYKGKGARLQRALINYFLDKNTAAGYTEVQVPHLVNTASATATGQLPDKDGQMYHSTVDDLYLIPTAEVPITNIFRGDLVQESDFPITLTGYTPCFRREAGSYGAHVRGLNRLHQFDKVEIVRVEHPENSYKALDGMVEHIKDILRELKLPYRILRLCGGDTGFTSALTFDFELFSTAQDRWLEISSASNFETFQANRLKLRFKNKEGKSELAHTLNGSSLALPRVLAGILENYQTEDGIQVPEVLIPYTGFDMIN, translated from the coding sequence ATGTTACAAGTACAGTTTATTAGAGAAAACAAAACCAAAGTTTTAGAAGGTTTAGCAAAACGTAATTTTGCTGATGCTGAAACAATTATTGAACAAGTTTTAACTGCAGATGAAAACAGAAGAGCAACTCAGGTTACTCTTGATAATACATTAGCAGAATCTAATAAACTATCCAAAGAAATTGGAAATTTATATAAAAGTGGAAAAGCACAAGAAGCGAATGTTTTAAAAGAAAAAACTGGGCAGTTAAAAGAAAGTTCTAAAGAACTATCTGAAAAACTATCTCAATTTTCTGATGAATTAGATCAACTTTTATATCAAATACCAAATGTGCCTCATGCTTCTGTAAAAGCAGGAACTTCTGAAGAAGATAATGAGAATATTTTTAGTGAAGGTTCTATACCAAATTTAGGAGATAATGCACTTCCTCATTGGGAGCTAGCAAAAAAATACGACATTATCGATTTTGAATTGGGCACAAAAATTTCTGGTGCTGGTTTTCCTGTATACAAAGGAAAAGGTGCAAGATTACAACGTGCTTTAATCAATTATTTTTTAGATAAAAATACTGCTGCTGGTTATACAGAAGTACAAGTACCACATTTGGTAAATACTGCATCTGCAACTGCAACTGGGCAATTGCCAGATAAAGATGGGCAAATGTATCATTCTACTGTAGATGATTTGTATTTAATTCCTACTGCAGAAGTGCCAATTACTAATATTTTTCGTGGAGATTTAGTACAAGAATCAGATTTTCCTATCACCTTAACTGGCTACACACCTTGTTTTAGACGAGAAGCTGGAAGTTATGGTGCTCATGTTCGTGGTTTAAACAGATTACATCAGTTTGATAAAGTAGAAATTGTAAGAGTAGAACATCCAGAGAATTCTTACAAAGCTTTAGATGGTATGGTTGAACATATTAAAGATATTTTAAGAGAACTTAAATTACCTTATAGAATTTTACGTTTGTGTGGTGGAGATACAGGTTTTACTTCTGCATTAACGTTCGATTTTGAATTGTTTTCTACTGCTCAAGACAGGTGGTTAGAAATTAGTTCTGCATCTAACTTCGAAACGTTTCAAGCTAATAGATTAAAACTACGTTTTAAAAATAAGGAAGGTAAAAGCGAATTAGCACACACGTTAAATGGAAGCTCTTTGGCTTTACCACGTGTTTTGGCTGGTATTTTAGAGAATTATCAAACAGAAGATGGAATTCAAGTTCCGGAAGTCTTGATTCCTTATACTGGTTTTGATATGATTAATTAG
- a CDS encoding TonB-dependent receptor, producing MIKKTLLLVFIAFASLSMGAQTTITGVVKDAKTGETLPGANIKISRKAVGTNTDFDGKFVLTTTDVPPFTLEISMLGFKTEKVEITKNNQEVAVSLTENETSLDEIVVSASRTPERIMESPVTVERMDTRAIKNTSAPSFYDGLENLKGVDINTNSLTFKSVNTRGFATFANTRFMQLVDGMDNSSPALNFAIGNLLGMSELDVKTVELLPGASSALYGANAFNGIMFMTSKSPFDDQGISVSVKGGITSQEAAGNNEFYDMNIRMAYAFSDKFAAKATLAYLDGTEWFATDYRNNREGTSLEGDYIAGTRETDRNYDGLNIYGDEVSTNIRGVAQTLESLGIIPNGASALIPSENISRTGYEERDLMSYEAKSVKFGGSLNYRPFGDDRLEIIWNSKFGVGNTIYQGTNRYNIQDFYLAQHKLEFRGKNFFVRGYVTNEDAGNSYDTRFAAININRAWKDDNTWFGEYVGAYLQGTLGGLNSDQAHAIARQTAETGRFEPGTPEFQAAFDRVTSDPDLVTGSKFQDQTKLYHGDVNYNFQDVIDWAEFQVGGSYRRYSLNSNGSIFTDYDGPIDYDEYGVYTQMQKKFLEDDRLKFTASIRYDKAQNFDGNFSPRVSLAYAGGENKNQNFRASFQTGFRNPTTQDQYIGLNAGRAYLVGSAPDNLDRYQTQPLLVSGFGQGILGTATTTVSGRAAYENSFAASSVTAGAPVAANVPLVAPEKVTAYEVGYRGLVNAGSQRITVDLSAYYNSYEDFIAGKNVITPFYGTVGDNSLSLAALQNGDFTVFQTYTNSAADINSYGASIGLNTKILNGFDLGLNYTYAKFDFDRASDPDFEPSFNTPEHKVKLQFGKPDLFENFGFNINLRWQDEYLWESTFMDATIEGRTVLDAQINYSIPSIKSVFKLGGANLTGQEYLSAPGVGAIGSQYYLSWTINN from the coding sequence ATGATAAAAAAGACTTTACTCTTGGTATTTATAGCTTTTGCTAGTTTATCAATGGGTGCACAAACCACTATTACTGGTGTAGTTAAAGATGCTAAAACAGGTGAAACACTTCCTGGTGCAAACATTAAAATTTCAAGAAAAGCAGTTGGTACAAATACCGATTTTGATGGGAAATTTGTTTTAACAACAACAGATGTGCCTCCTTTTACATTAGAAATATCAATGTTAGGGTTTAAAACAGAAAAGGTAGAAATAACTAAAAACAATCAAGAAGTTGCTGTTTCACTTACAGAAAATGAAACTTCTTTAGATGAAATTGTAGTATCTGCCTCTAGAACTCCAGAACGTATTATGGAGTCTCCAGTTACAGTAGAAAGAATGGATACTAGAGCCATAAAGAATACTTCTGCTCCTTCATTTTATGATGGTTTAGAAAATTTAAAAGGTGTAGATATTAATACCAACAGTTTAACATTTAAGTCTGTAAACACACGTGGTTTTGCAACATTTGCAAATACACGTTTTATGCAGTTAGTTGATGGTATGGACAACTCATCTCCAGCTTTAAACTTTGCTATTGGTAACTTACTTGGTATGTCTGAACTAGATGTTAAAACAGTAGAGTTATTACCTGGAGCATCGTCTGCATTATATGGAGCTAACGCTTTTAATGGTATTATGTTTATGACAAGTAAAAGTCCTTTTGACGATCAAGGAATTAGCGTTTCTGTTAAAGGAGGTATTACAAGTCAAGAAGCAGCAGGTAACAATGAGTTTTATGATATGAACATTAGAATGGCTTACGCATTTTCAGATAAATTTGCTGCAAAAGCCACTTTAGCTTATTTAGATGGTACAGAATGGTTTGCTACTGATTATAGAAACAACAGAGAAGGTACTTCTTTAGAGGGAGATTATATTGCAGGAACAAGAGAAACAGATAGAAACTATGATGGTTTAAACATTTATGGTGATGAGGTTTCAACAAACATAAGAGGTGTAGCTCAAACTTTAGAAAGTTTAGGCATTATACCTAATGGAGCTTCTGCATTAATTCCTAGTGAAAACATTAGTAGAACAGGTTATGAAGAAAGAGACTTAATGAGTTATGAAGCTAAAAGTGTAAAGTTTGGTGGTTCTTTAAACTACAGACCTTTTGGTGATGATCGTTTAGAAATTATTTGGAACTCAAAGTTTGGAGTTGGTAATACTATTTATCAAGGTACAAACAGATATAACATTCAAGATTTTTACTTAGCACAACACAAATTAGAATTTAGAGGTAAAAACTTCTTTGTAAGAGGTTATGTAACTAACGAAGATGCAGGTAATTCTTACGATACTCGTTTTGCTGCAATTAACATCAACAGAGCTTGGAAAGATGACAACACCTGGTTTGGAGAGTATGTAGGTGCATACTTACAAGGTACTTTAGGTGGTTTAAACTCAGACCAAGCACATGCTATTGCAAGACAAACTGCAGAAACAGGAAGATTTGAGCCAGGAACTCCAGAGTTCCAAGCAGCTTTTGATAGAGTAACTTCAGACCCAGATTTAGTAACTGGATCTAAGTTCCAAGATCAAACAAAATTATATCATGGAGATGTTAACTATAACTTCCAAGACGTTATTGATTGGGCAGAATTTCAAGTAGGTGGTTCTTACAGAAGATATTCATTAAATTCTAATGGAAGCATTTTTACTGATTATGATGGGCCAATTGATTATGATGAATATGGTGTTTATACACAAATGCAAAAGAAATTTTTAGAAGATGATCGTTTAAAATTCACAGCTTCTATTCGTTATGATAAAGCTCAAAATTTTGATGGAAACTTTTCTCCAAGAGTTTCTTTGGCATATGCAGGAGGTGAAAATAAAAACCAAAACTTTAGAGCCTCTTTTCAAACAGGTTTTAGAAACCCAACAACACAAGATCAATACATTGGTTTAAATGCAGGTAGAGCATACTTAGTAGGTTCTGCACCAGACAATTTAGATAGATACCAAACTCAGCCATTATTAGTTAGTGGATTTGGACAAGGTATTTTAGGCACAGCTACAACAACAGTTTCAGGTAGAGCAGCTTATGAAAACTCATTTGCAGCATCATCTGTTACTGCAGGAGCACCAGTTGCTGCAAACGTACCTTTAGTTGCACCAGAAAAAGTAACTGCTTATGAAGTTGGTTATAGAGGCTTAGTAAATGCAGGATCACAAAGAATAACAGTAGATTTAAGTGCATATTATAACAGCTATGAAGATTTTATTGCTGGTAAAAACGTAATTACTCCTTTTTATGGAACTGTAGGTGATAACTCATTATCATTAGCTGCATTACAAAATGGAGATTTTACAGTATTTCAAACGTATACTAATTCTGCTGCAGATATTAATTCTTATGGAGCATCTATAGGTTTAAATACAAAAATTCTTAATGGATTTGATTTAGGATTAAACTATACTTATGCAAAGTTTGATTTTGATAGAGCTTCAGATCCAGATTTCGAACCAAGTTTTAATACACCAGAGCACAAAGTAAAACTACAATTTGGAAAACCAGACTTATTTGAAAACTTCGGATTCAACATTAACTTAAGATGGCAAGATGAGTATTTATGGGAGTCTACTTTTATGGATGCTACAATTGAAGGAAGAACAGTTTTAGATGCACAAATCAATTATTCAATACCTAGTATTAAATCTGTATTCAAATTAGGTGGTGCTAACTTAACAGGACAAGAGTATTTAAGTGCGCCAGGAGTTGGTGCAATAGGTTCTCAGTACTACCTATCATGGACAATAAATAACTAA
- a CDS encoding S41 family peptidase, translated as MNKNNLPLYFAIALVLGILIGVFFGGDAKDLFSFSEGNKQEQKIKKLINFIEKDYVDDVNTDDLLDGAITQMLGKLDPHSVYIPKENLQAVTESMQGNFVGIGVQFRMIKDSITVIQPIKGGPSIKAGIKAGDRILMANTDTLYGKGFRNGSVPKYLKGKPNTDVTLQVYRKSNDSLFNVDITRGKVNIKSVDLAYMINDSVGYIKLDRFARNTYSEFKTSLNMLKENGMTDLVLDLRGNGGGFIEIANRIIDEFLESDKLMVFTKDNKERIENFYATSMGSFEDGGLYVLIDENSASASEIVAGALQDNDKGTIIGRRSFGKGLVQIEMDLGDGSAVRLTTARYFTPTGRSIQKPYSGNGNKNYYKDYQQRILSGELLSKDSIKVVDSLQYKTPKGKLVYGGGGIIPDVFVAIDTTSMMTNFYFNTINNFAFDYVDENRKELNDWTIDTFVTEFDSNNEVYENYLASIKDKVTPSFRTEKTIKPYLKASIANVLFGDVGFYRIMHKDDQMLQKVLELESKKE; from the coding sequence ATGAATAAGAATAATTTACCATTATATTTTGCAATTGCCTTAGTTCTAGGAATACTAATTGGTGTATTTTTTGGAGGTGATGCCAAAGATTTATTCTCATTTTCTGAAGGTAATAAGCAAGAGCAGAAAATAAAAAAGCTTATCAATTTTATAGAGAAAGACTATGTAGATGATGTAAATACAGACGATTTATTAGATGGTGCTATTACTCAAATGTTGGGTAAATTAGATCCACACTCAGTGTATATTCCAAAAGAAAATTTACAAGCAGTTACTGAAAGTATGCAAGGTAATTTTGTGGGTATAGGTGTTCAGTTTAGAATGATAAAAGATTCAATAACTGTAATTCAACCAATAAAAGGAGGCCCAAGTATAAAAGCAGGTATAAAGGCTGGTGATCGTATTTTAATGGCAAATACAGATACTTTGTATGGTAAAGGCTTTAGAAATGGCTCTGTACCAAAATATTTAAAAGGTAAACCAAATACAGATGTTACCTTACAAGTATACAGAAAAAGTAATGATTCACTTTTTAATGTAGATATAACCAGAGGTAAAGTAAATATTAAAAGTGTTGATTTAGCCTATATGATAAACGATTCTGTAGGCTATATAAAATTAGATCGTTTTGCAAGAAACACCTATTCAGAATTTAAAACGTCTCTTAATATGCTAAAAGAAAATGGCATGACAGATCTTGTATTAGATCTAAGAGGAAATGGAGGTGGTTTTATAGAAATTGCAAACAGAATTATTGACGAGTTTTTAGAAAGTGATAAACTAATGGTCTTTACCAAAGACAACAAAGAGCGCATTGAAAATTTCTATGCAACATCTATGGGTTCTTTCGAAGATGGAGGTTTGTATGTCTTAATAGATGAAAACTCAGCATCAGCATCAGAAATTGTAGCAGGTGCTTTGCAAGATAATGACAAAGGTACCATTATTGGAAGACGATCTTTTGGTAAAGGTTTAGTGCAAATAGAAATGGATTTAGGAGATGGCTCTGCAGTTCGTTTAACTACAGCAAGATATTTTACACCAACAGGAAGATCCATTCAAAAACCATATTCAGGTAATGGTAATAAAAATTACTATAAAGATTATCAGCAACGAATTTTAAGTGGAGAGTTACTAAGTAAAGACAGCATTAAAGTAGTAGATTCTTTGCAATATAAAACGCCAAAAGGCAAGCTTGTTTATGGAGGTGGAGGTATTATACCAGATGTTTTTGTAGCTATTGATACTACATCTATGATGACTAATTTCTATTTTAATACCATCAATAATTTTGCTTTTGATTATGTAGATGAGAATAGAAAAGAATTGAATGATTGGACAATTGATACTTTTGTAACTGAATTCGATTCAAATAATGAAGTTTACGAAAATTATTTGGCCTCTATAAAAGACAAAGTAACACCATCTTTTAGAACAGAAAAAACCATTAAACCATACCTAAAAGCCTCTATAGCCAATGTTCTTTTTGGTGATGTAGGGTTTTATAGAATTATGCACAAAGATGATCAAATGTTGCAAAAGGTATTAGAGTTGGAAAGTAAAAAGGAATAG
- a CDS encoding HupE/UreJ family protein, translating to MNDFELYFKMGLTHVLDFSAYDHILFLIVLAVVFNFRQWQKVLWLVTLFTIGHSITLALSAYKIVQFPIDIIEFLIPLTIFITGFINVVFTKNTGAKNGSLNLIFALFFGLIHGLGFSNYFKMMIGQEEDKLMPLLEFALGIEAAQIIIVLGILIIGAIFQGLFKVSKRDWVMVTSSIVIGFAIQMMIDRVFW from the coding sequence ATGAATGATTTTGAATTGTATTTTAAAATGGGTCTTACCCATGTTTTAGACTTTAGTGCTTACGATCATATTTTGTTTCTAATTGTTTTGGCTGTAGTCTTTAACTTTAGACAATGGCAAAAAGTTTTGTGGTTAGTTACTTTATTTACAATAGGGCATTCAATTACTTTAGCATTATCAGCCTATAAAATAGTGCAGTTTCCAATAGATATCATAGAGTTTTTAATACCATTAACTATATTTATAACAGGCTTTATTAATGTAGTTTTCACTAAAAACACTGGTGCTAAAAACGGTTCGTTAAATTTAATTTTCGCTTTATTTTTTGGGCTTATTCATGGTTTAGGTTTCTCTAATTATTTTAAAATGATGATTGGCCAAGAAGAAGACAAACTAATGCCACTTTTAGAATTTGCTTTAGGTATAGAAGCTGCTCAAATTATTATAGTTTTAGGTATTTTAATTATAGGTGCAATTTTTCAAGGCCTTTTTAAAGTTTCTAAAAGAGATTGGGTTATGGTAACTTCTTCTATTGTAATTGGTTTTGCTATTCAAATGATGATTGATAGAGTTTTTTGGTAG
- a CDS encoding helix-turn-helix transcriptional regulator — translation MTQKIVVEDLFVEDIVKEMAKSMHALYAEEHNTTKVIVPEEFGSGYIEATQFASGLGIIDTDYNLSEDFIIKMQKHKVNPLKFVFNLGDTFYHRFENEGEFEGINKYSGAIIGSSIEKVHTFKIPKEKNIHFFSIELNRNLFEHKLESFKFDLGDDLNELLRDVKAINPFFYTYPFGADEFDQIKKITKNKKKGFIGSLFKEGITYTLLSNTLEQYLGRKCEDCEADLASEEVDTVLEISSFIEKNLNNLPTIEEIARRNFISESKLQKLFQSYYKCSVNDFTRNKRLNQARILLETTKLSMAEIAHELGIKSNSYLSKTFKERYGVTPSNYRDSRLSKIRFY, via the coding sequence ATGACTCAGAAAATAGTTGTTGAAGATCTTTTTGTAGAAGATATTGTTAAAGAAATGGCAAAGAGCATGCATGCTCTATATGCAGAAGAACACAATACTACAAAAGTTATAGTACCTGAGGAATTTGGTTCTGGATATATAGAAGCAACTCAGTTTGCATCTGGTTTAGGAATTATAGATACTGATTATAATTTGAGTGAAGACTTCATCATAAAAATGCAAAAGCATAAGGTAAATCCATTGAAATTTGTTTTTAATTTAGGCGATACTTTTTACCATAGATTTGAAAACGAAGGTGAATTCGAAGGTATAAATAAATATAGTGGAGCGATTATAGGTAGTTCAATAGAGAAAGTACACACCTTTAAAATTCCGAAAGAAAAAAATATTCACTTTTTTAGCATTGAACTAAATCGAAATTTATTTGAACATAAATTAGAGAGCTTTAAGTTTGATTTAGGTGATGATTTGAATGAGCTTCTAAGAGATGTAAAAGCGATTAATCCGTTTTTTTATACCTATCCATTTGGAGCTGATGAATTTGATCAAATTAAAAAAATAACCAAAAACAAAAAAAAGGGCTTTATTGGTTCTTTATTTAAAGAAGGTATTACCTACACTTTATTGTCAAACACCTTAGAGCAATATTTAGGAAGAAAATGCGAAGATTGTGAGGCTGACTTGGCTTCTGAAGAGGTAGATACTGTTTTAGAAATATCTTCTTTTATAGAAAAGAATTTAAATAATTTACCAACCATAGAAGAAATTGCTAGGCGTAATTTTATTTCCGAAAGTAAATTGCAAAAACTTTTTCAAAGCTACTACAAATGCTCTGTAAACGATTTTACAAGAAATAAAAGATTAAATCAAGCTCGTATTTTGCTGGAAACAACTAAATTATCTATGGCAGAAATTGCACACGAGTTAGGTATAAAAAGCAATAGTTATCTTTCTAAGACCTTTAAAGAAAGGTATGGTGTAACGCCTTCTAATTACAGAGATTCTAGGTTATCAAAAATCAGATTTTATTAA
- a CDS encoding BLUF domain-containing protein — protein sequence MKSFDAINSLKNITLKIDGDFIENASGGFLTFKNKHGKGNAKAFKLFSGLEVLSFNLLTSEAIYIENIFKNKNCLHFIFCIEGFLSHYSNLDKEKKNIHRLQNVIIGNNKNKSSCIVIPANTKVKFTIITVLHVNNEPRYQSQLSNLLSNLMTNVSNTENYTYFGEISNRTTPFVETIIDTNLSGLANRLLNEAAVLKTLSSQYSSRGNNIKSVENKNPLSKTDTLEIIKLSDYISQNLHETIPLKKLTSISGLNQKKIQKGFQYFFDETVNKFTTNLRILKAKEYLEETDYSISEIVYKIGLNSRSYFSKIFKEKYGLIPKDYKKFHHLSNPTFQLSYYSEAAEGTTKKDLISILEASKKNNLEYGISGCLIYYKASFYQILEGPKNEILNLIEVIKKDSRNKNLNIIFQGMKSGRIFGEWNMALIQDDFASIEANRELDIIPVEFLPMTDIKNPLANKYLWEKARNYLIVNQEVDK from the coding sequence ATGAAAAGTTTTGATGCTATAAATTCTTTAAAAAATATAACTCTTAAAATTGATGGAGACTTTATAGAAAATGCAAGTGGAGGTTTTCTAACCTTTAAAAATAAACATGGAAAAGGAAATGCAAAGGCCTTTAAATTGTTTTCAGGTTTAGAGGTCCTATCTTTTAATCTATTAACTTCAGAGGCTATTTATATTGAAAATATTTTTAAGAATAAAAACTGCTTACATTTTATTTTCTGTATCGAGGGTTTTCTATCTCATTATTCGAATTTAGATAAAGAGAAAAAAAATATTCATAGACTTCAAAATGTTATTATAGGAAACAATAAAAATAAATCGAGTTGTATCGTTATTCCTGCAAACACTAAAGTAAAGTTTACGATTATCACTGTTTTACATGTAAATAATGAACCAAGATACCAAAGCCAATTATCTAATTTACTTTCTAATTTAATGACAAATGTTAGTAATACAGAAAACTATACTTATTTTGGAGAAATTTCTAATAGAACTACACCTTTTGTAGAGACAATAATTGACACAAACCTATCTGGTTTGGCCAATAGATTATTGAATGAGGCAGCTGTTTTAAAAACGCTTTCTTCTCAATATTCTAGTAGAGGTAATAATATTAAAAGTGTAGAGAATAAAAATCCCTTATCAAAAACAGATACTCTAGAAATAATTAAGTTAAGTGATTATATTTCTCAAAATCTCCACGAAACTATTCCTTTAAAGAAATTAACGTCTATAAGTGGGCTAAATCAAAAAAAGATTCAGAAAGGGTTCCAATACTTTTTTGATGAAACCGTAAATAAATTTACAACTAACCTTAGAATATTAAAGGCTAAAGAGTATTTAGAAGAGACTGATTATTCCATTTCAGAAATTGTGTATAAGATAGGTTTGAATAGTAGAAGCTACTTCTCTAAAATTTTTAAAGAGAAATATGGTCTAATTCCTAAAGATTACAAAAAGTTTCATCATTTATCAAACCCTACATTTCAACTTTCATATTACTCAGAAGCTGCAGAAGGTACTACTAAGAAAGATTTAATTAGCATTTTAGAGGCTTCTAAGAAGAATAATTTAGAGTATGGTATTTCAGGTTGTTTAATTTATTACAAAGCATCTTTTTATCAGATTTTAGAAGGTCCTAAGAACGAAATTTTAAACCTAATTGAAGTTATTAAGAAAGATAGCAGAAACAAAAACCTAAATATTATTTTTCAAGGAATGAAATCTGGAAGAATTTTTGGAGAATGGAACATGGCATTAATTCAAGATGATTTTGCAAGTATAGAAGCCAATAGAGAGTTGGATATAATTCCTGTAGAGTTTCTACCAATGACAGATATTAAAAATCCTTTAGCCAATAAATACCTATGGGAAAAGGCTAGAAATTACTTAATCGTAAACCAAGAAGTAGATAAATAA
- a CDS encoding deoxycytidylate deaminase yields the protein MTEKKQLKYDKAYLRMALEWGKLSHCKRKQVGALIVKDRMIISDGFNGTPTGFDNCCEDENGVTKWEVLHAEANAILKVASSTQSAKNSTLYITLSPCTQCSKLIHQAGIKRVVYANAYKDPSGLDFLKKAGVSLTYLPYE from the coding sequence ATGACAGAAAAGAAACAATTAAAGTATGATAAAGCCTATTTAAGAATGGCTTTAGAGTGGGGTAAACTGTCTCATTGCAAACGCAAACAAGTGGGTGCATTAATTGTGAAAGATAGAATGATAATTTCAGATGGGTTTAATGGAACACCTACTGGTTTTGATAATTGTTGTGAAGATGAAAATGGAGTTACAAAATGGGAAGTACTTCATGCAGAAGCTAATGCTATTTTAAAAGTAGCGTCTTCAACTCAATCAGCAAAAAACTCGACTTTATATATTACATTATCACCTTGTACACAATGCAGTAAACTAATTCATCAAGCAGGAATTAAAAGAGTTGTATATGCAAATGCTTATAAAGATCCTTCAGGATTAGATTTTCTTAAAAAGGCTGGTGTTTCACTAACATATTTGCCTTATGAATAA
- a CDS encoding bifunctional riboflavin kinase/FAD synthetase, whose amino-acid sequence MKIFQKTSSFSSEEKTFVTIGTFDGVHFGHQKIIEKLVSEAKKSKKKSVLLTFFPHPRMVLQKDVSIELINTIEERAKLLEKTGLDYLIIHPFSREFSRTTALEFVRDILVNQLNISKLIIGYDHHFGKNREGNITQLTEYSHLYDFKVEEIPAQDIDDVSVSSTKIRLALHSGNLKTANNYLGYNFMLNGNVVNGKKLGGKIGYPTANIDVKESYKLIPKTGVYVVKSLIAEEIVFGMMNIGNRPTINGNHQTIEVHFFDFNKNLYHQNLTIELLYFLRDEQKFDSLELLIDQLKKDELIARDYIKNNL is encoded by the coding sequence TTGAAAATTTTTCAAAAAACTTCTAGCTTTTCTTCAGAAGAGAAAACTTTTGTAACAATTGGTACTTTTGATGGTGTTCATTTTGGGCATCAAAAAATTATCGAAAAACTAGTTTCTGAAGCTAAAAAATCCAAAAAAAAATCGGTTTTACTTACGTTTTTTCCTCATCCAAGGATGGTTTTACAGAAAGATGTTTCTATAGAATTGATAAATACAATCGAAGAAAGAGCAAAATTATTAGAAAAAACAGGTTTAGATTATCTTATTATTCATCCTTTTAGTAGAGAGTTTTCTAGAACAACAGCACTAGAATTTGTAAGAGATATTTTAGTAAATCAGTTAAATATTTCTAAGTTGATTATTGGGTATGACCATCATTTTGGTAAAAACAGAGAAGGTAACATAACTCAATTAACAGAGTACAGCCATTTATACGATTTTAAAGTAGAAGAAATACCTGCACAAGATATAGATGATGTTTCTGTAAGCTCTACCAAAATTAGACTTGCTTTACATTCAGGAAACCTAAAAACAGCAAATAATTATTTAGGATATAACTTTATGCTAAATGGTAATGTTGTAAATGGAAAAAAGTTAGGGGGTAAAATTGGCTATCCAACAGCCAACATAGATGTTAAAGAAAGTTACAAATTAATACCAAAAACTGGTGTTTACGTAGTAAAATCTTTAATAGCTGAAGAAATAGTATTTGGAATGATGAATATAGGAAACAGACCTACTATAAATGGAAATCATCAAACTATAGAGGTACATTTTTTTGATTTTAACAAAAATCTATATCACCAAAATTTAACCATAGAACTACTTTATTTTTTAAGAGATGAACAGAAGTTTGATTCTTTAGAATTACTTATTGATCAACTTAAAAAAGACGAATTAATTGCTAGAGATTACATTAAAAACAATCTCTAA